In Halococcus salifodinae DSM 8989, a single genomic region encodes these proteins:
- a CDS encoding ABC transporter substrate-binding protein, which translates to MQRRRFLTGAATASALLAGCTSSDGDGDGNNSSAGGNESTTAANGTSTAAATTTAGSTATASGNGTDAGAQTGTENGTETDGQSGTETGSSYSVSIAPMGEVTFDGVPETWVANNGSWADMGAALGVAPPKAVWLPERYHTQYYDEVPGVSVDKSGMQALSSDGVSKELFYELDGDVHVIDPNFLLNRFKGWKQSDIEELRTNVGPFFGNSSFSRGYSWHEDYQYYTLYEAFGKLAEMFQREDRYEQFVELHDEMQSNLSEVVPSNESERPSVAILWASGNEPEEFSPYLIGEGTSFKQWRDLGVRDALAETDVGNFHASRSAVDFETLLQIDPEVLLFRGHESQTAEEFQNTVVQFMKNNSTASALTAVENDDVYRGGPLYQGPITNFVTTQRAAEQVYPDRVSGPLYDPERIAPIVDGNGES; encoded by the coding sequence ATGCAACGACGACGGTTCCTGACGGGTGCGGCGACAGCGAGTGCACTGCTTGCGGGCTGTACCTCCAGTGACGGGGACGGCGATGGGAACAACAGCTCCGCGGGCGGGAACGAGTCGACGACCGCCGCGAACGGGACAAGCACTGCGGCGGCCACCACGACAGCCGGATCGACCGCGACCGCGTCCGGCAACGGGACCGACGCCGGGGCCCAAACGGGCACGGAGAACGGGACCGAAACGGACGGCCAGAGCGGAACCGAGACCGGGAGCTCCTACAGCGTCTCGATCGCGCCGATGGGTGAGGTCACGTTCGACGGCGTTCCCGAGACGTGGGTGGCGAACAACGGGAGCTGGGCGGATATGGGGGCTGCGCTCGGCGTCGCCCCGCCGAAAGCGGTCTGGCTGCCCGAACGCTATCACACCCAGTACTACGACGAGGTTCCGGGGGTTTCGGTCGACAAAAGCGGGATGCAGGCGCTGTCGAGCGACGGCGTGAGCAAGGAGCTGTTCTACGAACTCGACGGCGACGTTCACGTCATCGATCCCAACTTCCTGCTCAACCGGTTCAAGGGATGGAAGCAGTCGGACATCGAGGAACTCCGGACGAACGTCGGTCCCTTCTTCGGCAACAGCAGCTTCTCGCGAGGCTATTCGTGGCACGAGGACTACCAGTACTACACGCTCTACGAGGCGTTCGGCAAGCTCGCCGAGATGTTCCAGCGTGAGGACCGCTACGAGCAGTTCGTGGAACTCCACGACGAGATGCAGTCGAACCTCTCGGAAGTCGTCCCATCGAACGAAAGCGAGCGCCCGAGCGTCGCGATCCTGTGGGCGTCGGGCAACGAACCGGAGGAGTTCAGCCCGTATCTCATCGGTGAGGGGACCAGCTTCAAGCAGTGGCGCGATCTCGGGGTTCGCGACGCGCTCGCCGAAACCGACGTCGGGAACTTCCATGCGAGCCGCTCGGCAGTCGACTTCGAGACCCTCCTCCAGATCGATCCCGAGGTGTTGTTGTTCCGTGGCCACGAGAGCCAGACCGCCGAGGAGTTCCAGAACACCGTGGTGCAGTTCATGAAAAACAACTCGACGGCGAGCGCGCTGACGGCCGTCGAGAACGACGATGTCTACCGCGGTGGCCCGCTGTACCAGGGGCCGATCACGAACTTCGTCACGACCCAGCGCGCCGCAGAGCAGGTCTACCCCGACCGCGTCTCCGGTCCGCTGTACGATCCCGAGCGCATCGCGCCCATCGTCGACGGGAACGGCGAATCGTGA
- a CDS encoding type 1 glutamine amidotransferase — protein MTRPRIALLDPSENENTRRNFRRELDADLAEFAVRDGVPDTFAFDGAVVPGSRASVYWDEPWIDPLVEWVGTAVERDMPVLGVCFGHQVLAAALGGEVADMGSYEIGYRDVEVDDDPLFAGVESPATVFTTHSDTVTELPPGAEQIAENDYGVHGFRVGNAVGVQFHPEYDPATAREVTRGKDLADERIDRVLDGITEANYAAACEAKTLFENFTDSVREVRDGGGSTARTDEAAGD, from the coding sequence ATGACGCGGCCACGCATCGCCCTGCTCGATCCGTCCGAGAACGAGAACACCCGACGGAACTTCCGTCGAGAACTCGACGCCGACCTCGCGGAGTTCGCGGTCCGCGACGGCGTGCCCGACACGTTCGCGTTCGACGGAGCAGTTGTTCCCGGATCGCGCGCGTCGGTCTACTGGGACGAGCCGTGGATCGATCCTCTCGTCGAGTGGGTCGGGACGGCCGTCGAGCGCGACATGCCCGTTCTGGGAGTGTGTTTCGGCCACCAAGTGCTCGCGGCCGCCCTCGGTGGAGAAGTCGCGGACATGGGGAGCTACGAGATCGGCTACCGGGACGTCGAGGTGGACGACGATCCGCTGTTCGCGGGCGTCGAGAGCCCCGCCACTGTGTTCACCACCCACTCCGATACCGTGACCGAACTCCCGCCCGGAGCCGAGCAGATCGCCGAAAACGACTACGGCGTCCACGGGTTCCGGGTCGGCAACGCGGTCGGCGTGCAGTTCCACCCCGAGTACGATCCGGCGACCGCCCGCGAGGTCACTCGGGGCAAGGACCTCGCCGACGAGCGCATCGATCGGGTGCTCGACGGGATCACCGAAGCGAACTACGCGGCGGCATGCGAGGCCAAAACACTCTTCGAGAATTTCACCGATTCGGTCCGCGAGGTGCGCGACGGCGGGGGATCGACGGCACGGACTGACGAAGCGGCCGGCGACTGA
- a CDS encoding acyl-CoA dehydrogenase family protein, with protein MLDYVGLEADLDEEERLIRDTAREFVEEQVNPDIGEHFENGTFPEELITEMGELGFYAPNLEGYGLPGVSETAYGLLMQELEAGDSGIRSMASVQGALVMYPIHAYGSDEQKERWLADLGTGEKVGCFGLTEPEHGSNPSAMETRAEKDGDEYVLSGSKTWITNSPIADVAVVWARDTSAEDSPVRGFLVETDRDGVSTNKIDEKLSMRASVTGEIGLSNVRVPESAVLPGVTGMKGPLSCLTQARYGITWGAIGAARDCFETARDYATDREQFDKPIASFQLQQGKLAEMATEITTAQLLSHRLADLKERGDLRPQQVSMAKYNNVSMARDQARVAREMLGGNGITLDYSPMRHLANMETVYTYEGTHDIHSLILGQDLTGIAAFE; from the coding sequence ATGCTCGACTACGTGGGGCTGGAGGCAGATCTCGACGAGGAAGAGCGGCTGATCCGGGACACCGCGCGGGAGTTCGTCGAGGAGCAAGTGAACCCCGACATCGGCGAGCACTTCGAGAACGGCACGTTCCCCGAAGAACTCATCACCGAGATGGGCGAGCTGGGATTTTACGCCCCGAACCTGGAGGGATACGGCCTGCCTGGCGTCTCCGAGACGGCCTACGGCCTCCTGATGCAGGAGCTGGAGGCGGGCGACTCGGGAATTCGATCAATGGCGAGTGTCCAGGGCGCACTCGTGATGTACCCGATCCACGCCTACGGCTCCGACGAGCAGAAGGAGCGGTGGCTCGCGGATCTCGGGACCGGCGAGAAAGTCGGCTGTTTCGGTCTCACCGAACCCGAACACGGCTCGAACCCGTCGGCAATGGAAACTCGCGCGGAGAAAGACGGCGACGAGTACGTGCTCTCGGGATCGAAGACGTGGATCACGAACTCCCCCATTGCGGATGTTGCGGTGGTCTGGGCGCGCGACACGTCGGCCGAGGACTCACCAGTACGAGGGTTCCTCGTCGAGACCGATCGGGACGGCGTGAGCACCAACAAGATCGACGAGAAGCTCTCGATGCGCGCCTCCGTCACCGGCGAGATCGGGCTTTCGAACGTCCGGGTGCCCGAGTCGGCGGTGCTGCCCGGCGTCACAGGAATGAAGGGGCCGCTGTCGTGTCTCACCCAGGCCCGGTACGGCATCACGTGGGGCGCGATCGGCGCGGCACGGGACTGCTTCGAGACCGCTCGTGACTACGCCACCGACCGCGAGCAGTTCGACAAGCCGATCGCGAGCTTCCAGCTCCAGCAGGGCAAGCTCGCCGAGATGGCCACCGAGATCACGACCGCCCAGCTCCTCTCACACCGCCTCGCCGACCTGAAAGAGCGCGGCGACCTCCGCCCCCAGCAGGTCTCGATGGCGAAGTACAACAACGTCAGCATGGCGCGCGATCAGGCGCGAGTGGCCCGCGAGATGCTCGGCGGCAACGGGATCACCCTCGACTACTCGCCGATGCGCCACCTCGCCAACATGGAGACAGTCTACACCTACGAGGGGACTCACGACATCCACTCGCTGATCCTCGGGCAGGATCTGACCGGGATTGCGGCGTTCGAATAG
- a CDS encoding DCC1-like thiol-disulfide oxidoreductase family protein, which produces MSSADRSAPRLVYDDDCGFCTWWAEWAVLNGEFEPRGFSELSETERERLPEDWEECVHLLTDGTVYSCGAATEEVLTRTDTVPPEIFDFLNGFADYEQRREDLYRTVADRRDLLGKVVSAEPPVGRKRD; this is translated from the coding sequence ATGAGCAGTGCCGACCGATCCGCGCCACGGCTGGTCTACGACGACGACTGTGGCTTTTGCACGTGGTGGGCCGAGTGGGCCGTGCTGAACGGCGAGTTCGAACCCCGCGGCTTTTCGGAACTCTCCGAAACCGAGCGCGAGCGCCTCCCCGAGGACTGGGAGGAGTGTGTCCACCTCCTCACCGACGGCACGGTGTACTCCTGTGGGGCGGCCACCGAGGAGGTCCTCACGCGCACCGACACGGTCCCGCCCGAGATATTCGACTTTCTGAACGGATTCGCCGACTACGAGCAGCGCCGCGAGGACCTCTATCGGACGGTAGCCGACCGGCGCGATCTGTTGGGGAAAGTCGTCAGCGCAGAGCCGCCGGTGGGGCGCAAACGCGACTGA